In a single window of the Oscarella lobularis chromosome 4, ooOscLobu1.1, whole genome shotgun sequence genome:
- the LOC136186505 gene encoding gluconolactonase-like: protein MQQQVRVEVKCNEGRDIIDESATAKKLTPDDAKLIWCEGPAYSHRTNSLYFSDVRTSTMYVWICESDKCKVFRKPSHNSNGNCIDKEGRLITCEHRARRITRTTLTSAANTEESVAQFYDGKPFNSPNDVIVKSDGSIWFTDPDYGCSVSEGHSSPQQQEGCYVYRLSPDGTEISVVSKDVMRPNGLCFSPDESKLYVVDTGAVAYPKCDEVCDPVVDWNNPHNIQMYDVKNEKELENGKVLIDSFDKSVPDGIRCDVKGNLYAGTWEGVQVFSPDGRQLCVIRTPKTAANCCFGGMENKTLFITATDTVWAIQCKLAGAV, encoded by the exons ATGCAGCAGCAAGTTCGAGTAGAAGTCAAATGCAACGAGGGTCGAGATATAATAGACGAGAGTGCTACAGCAAAGAAACTGACGCCAGACGACGCAAAATTGATCTGGTGCGAAGGACCGGCGTACTCACACAGGACGAATAGCCTCTACTTCAGCGACGTTCGAACAAGCACCATGTACGTCTGGATTTGTGAATCAGACAAATGTAAAGTGTTCAGAAAG CCAAGCCACAATTCGAACGGCAATTGTATTGACAAAGAAGGAAGGCTTATCACATGCGAGCATCGTGCAAGGAGAATCACCAGGACCACTCTGACTTCGGCCGCCAAT ACGGAAGAAAGTGTGGCGCAATTTTACGACGGCAAACCGTTCAACTCGCCTAACGACGTTATTGTCAAATCGGACGGCTCGATTTGGTTCACGGATCCTGATTACGGTTGTAGCGTTTCCGAAGGACACAGCTCTCCA CAACAGCAAGAGGGCTGCTACGTTTACCGTCTGTCTCCTGATGGGACAGAAATTAGCGTCGTTTCCAAAGACGTAATGAGACCAAATGGATTGTGTTTCTCGCCTGACGAATCCAAACTCTACGTCGTCGATACGGGAGCCGTCGCCTATCCAAAGTGCGACGAAGTTTGCGATCCCGTCGTGGACTGGAACAATCCACACAACATCCAAATgtacgacgtcaaaaacgaaaaagaattAGAAAACGGCAAAGTCCTGATCGACAGCTTTGACAAAA GCGTGCCAGACGGTATTAGGTGCGACGTTAAAGGCAATTTGTACGCGGGAACTTGGGAGGGAGTACAG GTTTTCAGCCCTGACGGTCGCCAGTTGTGCGTCATTCGTACTCCAAAAACAGCGGCCAACTGTTGCTTCGGAGGAATGGAGAATAAAACATTGTTCATCACGGCAACCGATACCGTGTGGGCAATCCAATGCAAACTAGCCGGAGCAGTTTGA
- the LOC136186503 gene encoding protein O-glucosyltransferase 1-like isoform X2, with protein MWTTAWIFFVLALRARASEHCTAEKGCEGQSESDEGAKKYEKQSSGGRWDGYFKSIKAAVESHKDCPKEKCSCYNEVLEKDLELWKDGISEETFNEAKPKGIYYQIIRHRLYRQKDCMFAFRCSGIEYFILQLVKDLPDMELVINVQDYPKVPTWSKPLPVLSFSKTPRENDIMYPAWTFWEGGPAVWPIYPSGLGKWDDQRLIITRKAKEWPWEKKDPRGFFIGSRTSAERDPLILLSRQNPELVNASYTKNQAWKSDDTLGAPPAKEIKLEDHCNYRYLFNFRGVAASFRFKHLFLCHSLVFHVGDEWIEFFYPPIKPWVHYIPVSTSLNEVEELLEFVKENDDVAKEIAERGFDFVWNHLTVEDILCYWKKLLKKLARLEKWKPVKKDDLIEIASKN; from the exons ATGTGGACTACAGCGTGGATATTCTTTGTTCTTGCTCTAAGAGCAAGAGCCAGTGAACACTGCACTGCGGAAAAAGGATGTGAGGGACagagcgaaagcgacgagggAGCGAAAAAGTACGAGAAGCAAAGTTCCGGAG GACGATGGGACGGCTATTTCAAATCGATAAAAGCTGCCGTGGAAAGTCACAAAGATTGTCCTAAGGAGAAGTGCTCCTGCTACAACGAGGTTCTGGAAAAAGATTTGGAATTGTGGAAGGACGGAATATCGGAAGAAACTTTTAATGAGGCCAAGCCAAAGGGGATTTATTATCAAATCATACGACACAGGCTCTATAGACAAAAAGACTGCATGTTTGCATTCAG ATGCAGTGGAATCGAATATTTTATATTGCAACTGGTCAAAGATTTGCCTGACATGGAGCTCGTGATCAACGTTCAAGACTATCCCAAG GTTCCAACTTGGTCTAAACCTCTTCCTGTTTTGTCCTTTAGCAAG ACTCCAAGAGAAAATGATATCATGTATCCAGCTTGGACTTTCTGGGAAGGAGGTCCAGCCGTTTGGCCTATTTATCCATCAGGTTTAGGAAAATGGGATGATCAAAGACTGATTATAACGAG AAAGGCAAAGGAGTGGCCATGGGAGAAGAAAGATCCAAGAGGATTTTTTATTGGATCGAGAACAAGTGCTGAACGGGATCCTTTGATTTTGTTATCGCGTCAAAATCCCGAACTGGTCAACGCTTCTTACACGAAAAACCAAGCATGGAAATCAGAT GACACTCTCGGTGCACCACcagcaaaagaaatcaaactaGAAGACCACTGCAATTACAG ATATTTGTTTAATTTTCGTGGGGTTGCAGCAAGCTTCCGATTCAAGCATCTGTTTTTATGTCACTCTCTCGTCTTTCACGTCGGTGACGAATGGATTGAGTTCTTTTATCCGCCTATCAAACCTTGGGTTCACTACATTCCCGTTTCAACCAGTCTCAATGAAGTCGA AGAATTGCTAGAGTTTGTGAAGGAGAATGACGATGTTGCGAAGGAAATTGCTGAGAG GGGCTTCGATTTTGTGTGGAATCATTTGACAGTCGAAGACATTCTGTGCTATTGGAAGAAGCTTCTCAAAAAATTGGCGAGGCTCGAAAAATGGAAACCCGTGAAGAAGGACGATCTTATAGAAATTGCCTCGAAGAACTAA
- the LOC136186504 gene encoding transmembrane protein adipocyte-associated 1 homolog isoform X1: protein MSNNSSTVSSTESEMSFCVNILKIGLVPSNTRIPLWEFLLTVPSALFLFYLLFTLPRARRRFSASSSPSPIFKAFYTLVWLATGLSVIRGAVAMAVESSDELAPKLLWFPLHFIISVLSLSVLALGLFFGHLNSRQSIVWTLVITCTISAIFQATQAGLEIRLSRTSQTPISVNQSDNSTKSAVIRLYYLYGGNVFALTESAIVLVAYLIPFLLPISCCRHSLRLPERRLFYVYCLFVELIHISQVIGIALTMINNDSGYCILDVASYLYYCFLSPTIYGVFLLSFFRKQIQTTSPAYYKSQRDTTPLTESKPISRSRKGSFMSSYGTSGSINVMDTDEGIVGSYSSTLSTTNASGSLLFDSMHYE from the exons ATGTCGAATAATAGCTCCACAGTTAGCTCCACTGAGAGTGAGATGTCCTTTTGCGTCaacattttaaaaatagGCCTTGTGCCGTCTAATACAAG GATTCCTCTGTGGGAATTTCTCCTCACCGTTCCTTCCGCcctgtttcttttctatcttTTATTCACATTGCCGCGcgctcgaagacgattttctgccTCGTCGAGTCCGTCCCCAATTTTCAAGGCGTTCTACACTCTG GTGTGGCTCGCAACTGGGCTAAGCGTGATTCGGGGAGCGGTTGCAATGGCCGTCGAAAGCAGCGACGAACTCGCTCCCAAA cttttGTGGTTTCCTCTTCATTTTATCATATCGGTTTTGTCCTTGTCCGTTCTTGCTCTCGGCTTATTTTTCG GTCATTTGAATAGTCGCCAAAGCATTGTTTGGACTCTCGTCATCACGTGCACCATCAGCGCCATTTTTCAGGCGACACAGGCCGGTCTTGAAATTCGTCTGTCAAGGACGTCTCAAACACCAATTAGTGTCAATCAAAGTGACAACTCAACAAAATCCGCAGTCATTCGTCTTTATTACCTGTATGGTGGAAACGTATTTGCACTAACGGAAAGCGCTATTGTGTTGGTT GCATATTTGATTccctttcttcttcccaTCAGCTGCTGTAGACATAGTCTGAGGCTTCCAG AACGAAGACTTTTTTATGTTTATTGCCTCTTTGTTGAATTGATTCACATAAGTCAAGTCATTGGTATTGCTCTTACCATGATTAACAACGATTCAGGCTATTG TATCTTGGACGTTGCCTCCTATTTGTACTATTGCTTTCTGAGTCCAACAATTTACGGGGTATTCCTGCTTTCCTTTTTCAG AAAGCAGATACAGACAACATCACCGGCCTACTACAAAAGCCAAAGGGATACAACACCACTAACTGAATCCAAACCGATATCTAGATCTCGCAAGGGATCCTTCATGTCCAGCTATGGAACCTCAGGGAGCATAAACGTAATGGACACAGATGAAGGTATCGTTGGCTCGTACAGTAGCACGCTGTCCACCACTAACGCTTCCGGTTCACTACTTTTTGATTCCATGCATTATGAGTGA
- the LOC136186504 gene encoding transmembrane protein adipocyte-associated 1 homolog isoform X2 has product MSFCVNILKIGLVPSNTRIPLWEFLLTVPSALFLFYLLFTLPRARRRFSASSSPSPIFKAFYTLVWLATGLSVIRGAVAMAVESSDELAPKLLWFPLHFIISVLSLSVLALGLFFGHLNSRQSIVWTLVITCTISAIFQATQAGLEIRLSRTSQTPISVNQSDNSTKSAVIRLYYLYGGNVFALTESAIVLVAYLIPFLLPISCCRHSLRLPERRLFYVYCLFVELIHISQVIGIALTMINNDSGYCILDVASYLYYCFLSPTIYGVFLLSFFRKQIQTTSPAYYKSQRDTTPLTESKPISRSRKGSFMSSYGTSGSINVMDTDEGIVGSYSSTLSTTNASGSLLFDSMHYE; this is encoded by the exons ATGTCCTTTTGCGTCaacattttaaaaatagGCCTTGTGCCGTCTAATACAAG GATTCCTCTGTGGGAATTTCTCCTCACCGTTCCTTCCGCcctgtttcttttctatcttTTATTCACATTGCCGCGcgctcgaagacgattttctgccTCGTCGAGTCCGTCCCCAATTTTCAAGGCGTTCTACACTCTG GTGTGGCTCGCAACTGGGCTAAGCGTGATTCGGGGAGCGGTTGCAATGGCCGTCGAAAGCAGCGACGAACTCGCTCCCAAA cttttGTGGTTTCCTCTTCATTTTATCATATCGGTTTTGTCCTTGTCCGTTCTTGCTCTCGGCTTATTTTTCG GTCATTTGAATAGTCGCCAAAGCATTGTTTGGACTCTCGTCATCACGTGCACCATCAGCGCCATTTTTCAGGCGACACAGGCCGGTCTTGAAATTCGTCTGTCAAGGACGTCTCAAACACCAATTAGTGTCAATCAAAGTGACAACTCAACAAAATCCGCAGTCATTCGTCTTTATTACCTGTATGGTGGAAACGTATTTGCACTAACGGAAAGCGCTATTGTGTTGGTT GCATATTTGATTccctttcttcttcccaTCAGCTGCTGTAGACATAGTCTGAGGCTTCCAG AACGAAGACTTTTTTATGTTTATTGCCTCTTTGTTGAATTGATTCACATAAGTCAAGTCATTGGTATTGCTCTTACCATGATTAACAACGATTCAGGCTATTG TATCTTGGACGTTGCCTCCTATTTGTACTATTGCTTTCTGAGTCCAACAATTTACGGGGTATTCCTGCTTTCCTTTTTCAG AAAGCAGATACAGACAACATCACCGGCCTACTACAAAAGCCAAAGGGATACAACACCACTAACTGAATCCAAACCGATATCTAGATCTCGCAAGGGATCCTTCATGTCCAGCTATGGAACCTCAGGGAGCATAAACGTAATGGACACAGATGAAGGTATCGTTGGCTCGTACAGTAGCACGCTGTCCACCACTAACGCTTCCGGTTCACTACTTTTTGATTCCATGCATTATGAGTGA
- the LOC136186502 gene encoding anaphase-promoting complex subunit 7-like, whose amino-acid sequence MEDVWRSGLSESIRLLSSIEQCRQPKKAAKKTSKTEATIVASIRQGDALYESLEYAGAAAHYSKALHLTAGGGGEKKSDDLELVWKLASCHEKNRDVKAAIGIIEEISFKQRCQSSKLLSLAAHLYKITSQRRNALTHYRAIIKQTPLALEAIEGVLSLGVQSSELIGSVGGRIPAPVLRKYPWLTPWIRAHEQMYMNRFLAAADLFQITGDLIPDCSDLLAVHGYVLWQADQQQKAKVAFQRACSRDPHLLKYMDSYAHLLFVKEDRVELENLAARLLSTSQLYPQPWIALGYLNCLNARYTKALYFAQKALSLDERNVEGMILKGRALHSFKKYHDAIKHYKEALRLSSGYFEAMKGLVMCLLDNQMTRLAEATAQTAVRVLPQSARHLVLLALVYNRDASRREKMKQTLKEALRLQPGMAPASLLLSRLYSEEDDHQKAIALLKTSIEQSENANLTPLHVALGDLYRKTRQLQEALTSYEFALKCRRDCKKARNGIAQIQRDRRYDATTADQDDGW is encoded by the exons ATGGAAGACGTTTGGCGTTCGGGTTTGAGCGAAAGCATTCGTCTTTTA TCTTCGATCGAGCAATGCAGACAGccgaaaaaggcggcgaaaaagacgtcgaagacggaggcgacgatcgtcgcgtcgattcgtcaAGGAGACGCTCTCTACGAAAGTCTCGAGTACGCGGGAGCTGCGGCGCACTATTCGAAAGCGTTGCATCTGACGGCGGGAGGCGGcggggaaaaaaaa TCGGACGATTTGGAGCTTGTGTGGAAATTGGCATCGTGTCACGAGAAAAACAGAGACGTCAAAGCTGCTATTGGAATT attgaagAAATTAGTTTCAAGCAAAGATGCCAATCGTCGAAACTGTTGTCCCTTGCCGCTCACCTGTACAAAATTACCTCTCAGCGAAG AAACGCTCTGACTCATTACAGAGCAATAATAAAACAGACTCCTCTCGCCCTGGAAGCAATAGAGGGAGTCCTCTCTCTTGGAGTGCAATCGAGCGAACTTATTGGCAGTGTTGGCGGACGCATTCCAGCTCCAGTTCTTAGGAAATATCCCTG GCTGACACCGTGGATCCGTGCTCACGAGCAAATGTACATGAACAGATTTCTTG CTGCTGCCGATCTTTTCCAGATCACCGGTGACTTG ATTCCGGATTGCTCTGATCTTTTGGCTGTGCATGGCTACGTTTTGTGGCAGGCTGATCAACAGCAAAAAGCGAAAGTCGCATTTCAAAGA GCCTGCTCTCGCGATCCCCATCTATTGAAGTACATGGATTCCTATGCTCATTTGCTGTTTGTGAAAGAGGATAGAGTGGAACTTGAAAA CCTCGCAGCTCGACTGCTTTCCACTAGTCAACTCTATCCCCAGCCTTGGATTGCTCTCGGCTATTTGAATTGTCTTAATGCGAGATACACGAAAGCGCTCTACTTTGCTCAAAAG GCCTTGTCtctcgacgagagaaacgtGGAAGGCATGATACTAAAAG GCCGCGCTCTTCATTCCTTCAAGAAGTACCACGATGCGATTAAGCATTACAAAGAGGCACTTCGTCTTAGCTCGGGATACTTTGAGGCAATGAAAG GTCTCGTGATGTGTCTTCTTGATAATCAAATGACTCGTCTTgccgaagcgacggcgcAAACGGCCGTCAGAGTTCTACCTCAGTCTGCCAGACACTTAGTT CTTCTCGCTTTAGTTTATAATAGAGATGCTTCGAGGAGAGAGAAGATGAAGCAGACGCTCAAGGAGGCGTTGCGTCTTCAGCCGGGCATGGCACCCGCATCTCTACTTCTCTCGCGTCTCTACAGCGAAGAAGATGACCACCAGAAAGCGATTGCATT ATTAAAAACGTCTATTGAACAGTCGGAGAATGCTAATTTGACGCCGCTGCACGTCGCTCTTGGCGATCTCTATCGCAAGACGAGGCAATTACAAGAGGCCCTAACCAGCTACGAATTCGCACTCAA ATGTCGACGCGACTGCAAAAAAGCGCGAAACGGCATTGCGCAAATCCAACGCGATCGTCGCTACGATGCGACGACTGCAGATCAAGACGACGGCTGGTGA
- the LOC136186497 gene encoding DNA replication licensing factor mcm2-like, which produces MTSPRTTSSPGRLDLTSSPGGRDLPPFEDETDALLGNEDDDGRARDDDEVEDGEELFGDQMERDYRPIPQLDTYEGEGLDSSAADYDVIGVEQRLAAEEEMRRRDRAEGRDAAAAEGRMRRGLLYDESEDEESEQPLARRRRLMGDRSQTQRDSMADDMEELPEAIDNLEDMKGHTVKEWVSLAGPRLEIKLRFKMFLKTYVDTNGQSVYREKIRQMVESNKQSLIVNYNVLASNCQVLAYFLPEVPAEMLKIFDEAAWEVVLGIYPNYTRIHNHVYIRIAELPLMEDLRSLRQLHLNQLIRTSGVITTTTSVLPQLNMIKFDCPKCGFILGPFYQNQSQEIKPGSCPECQSNGPFEINMEQTLYQNYQRVTIQESPGKVAAGRLPRSKETILLADLVDSCKPGDEIELTGIYRNNYDGSLNMANGFPVFATIIEANYVTKRDDKLAVSSLTDEDQRQIMALAKDQRICDRIIASIAPSIYGHENIKRAIALALFSGEPKDPGGKHQVRGDINVLICGDPGTAKSQFLKYIEKTAPRVVFTTGQGASAVGLTAFVQRSPVTKEWTLEAGALVLADKGVCLIDEFDKMNDQDRTSIHEAMEQQSISISKAGIVTSLQARCSIISAANPIGGRYDPTMTFSDNVNLTEPILSRFDVLCVVRDTVDAIEDERLARFVVNSHVRHHPKKGDETEAQQMEEEEEEESRAGPTNSSGGPEKIPQELLKKYIIYAKEKVHPKLHRMDQDKVAQLYAQLRRESMATGSVPITVRHIESIIRLAEAQAKLHLREYVMDEDVNMAIRVTLESFIDAQKYAVMRNMRKAFSRYLAYHRDNDELLLFLLKQLVQDQLTYQRSRFGGEMDIVEIQESDFVEKAKQMDIHNVATFYQSSVFKRHRFTHNRKRHVILQTL; this is translated from the exons ATGACG AGTCCCAGAACGACGAGCAGTCCCGGCCGATTAGATCTGACGAGCAGCCCGGGCGGACGCGATTTGCCGCcgttcgaagacgaaacggacgCGCTTCtcggaaacgaagacgacgatggacgcgctcgcgacgacgacgaagtggagGACGGCGAAGAATTGTTCGGCGATCAAATGGAACGCGACTATCGACCCATTCCCCAATTGGATACGTACGAAGGCGAAGGACTCGATTCGAGTGCAGCcgattatgacgtcatcggcgtCGAGCAGCGATTGGCCGCCGAGGAGGAAATGCGTCGGCGGGATCGGGCCGAGGGGCgggacgcggcggcggctgaaGGGAGAATGAGACGCGGGCTTTTATACG ATGAAAGCGAAGATGAGGAGAGCGAGCAGCCGTTggcgaggcgacgacgtctcatgGGAGATCGGAGTCAAACTCAACGCGATAGCATGGCTGACGATATGGAAGAA cTTCCGGAAGCGATTGACAATTTGGAAGACATGAAAGGGCACACGGTGAAGGAGTGGGTGTCGCTCGCCGGACCGAGACTCGAAATCAAATTGAGATTCAAAATGTTTTTGAAAACGTATGTCGACACAAACGGACAGAGCGTCTATAGGGAGAAAATCAGACAGATGGTGGAAA GCAACAAGCAGAGCTTGATTGTCAATTACAATGTATTGGCATCCAATTGTCAAGTATTGGCGTATTTTCTGCCCGAAGTTCCGGCGGAAATgttgaaaatatttgacgaa GCTGCATGGGAAGTTGTATTGGGAATTTATCCGAATTACACGCGGATTCACAATCACGTCTATATCCGAATAGCCGAACTTCCTCTCATGGAAGATCTGAGATCTTTGAG GCAACTTCATTTAAATCAATTGATTCGCACCTCTGGCGTGATTACCACGACGACAAGCGTTCTTCCCCAATTGAACATGATTAAATTCGATTGTCCCAAATGCGGATTCATTCTCGGACCTTTCTATCAAAACCAAAGTCAGGAAATAAAACCCGGATCTTGTCCGGAATGCCAATCAAATGGACCCTTCGAAATCAACATGGAACAG ACGTTGTATCAGAATTATCAGCGTGTGACAATACAAGAAAGTCCGGGGAAAGTGGCGGCGGGACGATTGCCTCGTTCCAAGGAAACAATTCTTTTGGCTGATTTGGTCGATTCGTGCAAACCCGGAGACGAAATT GAATTGACGGGAATTTATCGCAATAATTACGACGGCTCGCTCAACATGGCCAACGGATTTCCTGTATTTGCTACGATCATCGAAGCGAATTACGTAACAAAAAGAGACGACAAATTGGCGGTGAGCTCTCTCACGGACGAAGATCAACGACAGATCATGGCATTGGCTAAGGATCAGCGCATTTGCGATAGA ATAATTGCCAGTATCGCTCCTTCCATATACGGACACGAGAATATCAAGAGAGCCATTGCCTTGGCTCTGTTCAGCGGAGAACCCAAAGATCCAG GTGGTAAGCATCAGGTTCGCGGCGACATCAACGTGCTGATTTGCGGCGATCCGGGAACGGCCAAATCGCAATTTCTGAAGTACATCGAAAAGACGGCACCTCGAGTCGTTTTCACGACGGGACAGGGAGCGTCGGCTGTGGGTCTCACCGCCTTTGTGCAAAGGAGCCCCGTTACGAAGGAATGGACTCTCGAAGCGGGCGCTCTTGTTCTCGCCGATAAAGGAGTGTGTCTTATTGATGAATTCGATAAG ATGAATGATCAAGATCGGACGAGTATTCATGAGGCAATGGAACAGCAGAGTATTTCTATATCTAAGGCAGGAATTGTAACGTCATTGCAG GCTCGATGTAGTATTATTTCAGCCGCGAATCCAATTGGAGGACGATATGATCCAACTATGACGTTTTCTGACAAC GTAAATCTGACTGAGCCGATTCTCTCCCGATTTGACGTTCTGTGCGTCGTAAGAGACACAGTTGATGCCATAGAGGA CGAGCGCTTGGCTAGGTTTGTGGTGAACAGCCACGTGCGTCATCACCCAAAAAAGGGCGACGAAACAGAAGCACAACAAATG gaggaagaggaggaggaggagagtcGTGCGGGGCCCACCAACTCTAGCGGAGGACCCGAAAAAATTCCTCAGGAATTGCTCAAGAAATACATAATCTACGCAAAGGAGAAAGTGCATCCCAAATTGCATCGAATGGATCAAGACAAAGTGGCGCAATTGTATGCGCAATTGAGACGGGAGTCGATGGCAACGGGAAGCGTTCCAATCACGGTTCGTCACATCGAATCAATCATTCGATTGGCCGAAGCCCAGGCCAAACTGCATCTGCGCGAATACGTCatggacgaagacgtcaacaTGGCCATACGGGTCACGTTGGAGAGTTTCATCGACGCGCAGAAATATGCCGTCATGAGGAATATGAGAAAG GCGTTCTCTCGTTATTTGGCGTATCATCGCGATAACGATGAGCTACTTCTTTTCCTGCTAAAGCAACTAGTTCAAGATCAATTGACCTATCAGAGAAGTCGATTTGGAGGCGAAATGGATATCGTGGAGATTCAAGAGAGCGACTTCGTTGAAAAG GCAAAGCAAATGGATATTCACAATGTGGCGACGTTCTATCAGAGCTCGGTTTTCAAAAGACACCGATTCACTCACAACAGAAAGCGTCACGTCATACTTCAGACGTTGTAG
- the LOC136186503 gene encoding protein O-glucosyltransferase 1-like isoform X1, giving the protein MWTTAWIFFVLALRARASEHCTAEKGCEGQSESDEGAKKYEKQSSGGRWDGYFKSIKAAVESHKDCPKEKCSCYNEVLEKDLELWKDGISEETFNEAKPKGIYYQIIRHRLYRQKDCMFAFRCSGIEYFILQLVKDLPDMELVINVQDYPKVPTWSKPLPVLSFSKTPRENDIMYPAWTFWEGGPAVWPIYPSGLGKWDDQRLIITRKAKEWPWEKKDPRGFFIGSRTSAERDPLILLSRQNPELVNASYTKNQAWKSDADTLGAPPAKEIKLEDHCNYRYLFNFRGVAASFRFKHLFLCHSLVFHVGDEWIEFFYPPIKPWVHYIPVSTSLNEVEELLEFVKENDDVAKEIAERGFDFVWNHLTVEDILCYWKKLLKKLARLEKWKPVKKDDLIEIASKN; this is encoded by the exons ATGTGGACTACAGCGTGGATATTCTTTGTTCTTGCTCTAAGAGCAAGAGCCAGTGAACACTGCACTGCGGAAAAAGGATGTGAGGGACagagcgaaagcgacgagggAGCGAAAAAGTACGAGAAGCAAAGTTCCGGAG GACGATGGGACGGCTATTTCAAATCGATAAAAGCTGCCGTGGAAAGTCACAAAGATTGTCCTAAGGAGAAGTGCTCCTGCTACAACGAGGTTCTGGAAAAAGATTTGGAATTGTGGAAGGACGGAATATCGGAAGAAACTTTTAATGAGGCCAAGCCAAAGGGGATTTATTATCAAATCATACGACACAGGCTCTATAGACAAAAAGACTGCATGTTTGCATTCAG ATGCAGTGGAATCGAATATTTTATATTGCAACTGGTCAAAGATTTGCCTGACATGGAGCTCGTGATCAACGTTCAAGACTATCCCAAG GTTCCAACTTGGTCTAAACCTCTTCCTGTTTTGTCCTTTAGCAAG ACTCCAAGAGAAAATGATATCATGTATCCAGCTTGGACTTTCTGGGAAGGAGGTCCAGCCGTTTGGCCTATTTATCCATCAGGTTTAGGAAAATGGGATGATCAAAGACTGATTATAACGAG AAAGGCAAAGGAGTGGCCATGGGAGAAGAAAGATCCAAGAGGATTTTTTATTGGATCGAGAACAAGTGCTGAACGGGATCCTTTGATTTTGTTATCGCGTCAAAATCCCGAACTGGTCAACGCTTCTTACACGAAAAACCAAGCATGGAAATCAGATGCA GACACTCTCGGTGCACCACcagcaaaagaaatcaaactaGAAGACCACTGCAATTACAG ATATTTGTTTAATTTTCGTGGGGTTGCAGCAAGCTTCCGATTCAAGCATCTGTTTTTATGTCACTCTCTCGTCTTTCACGTCGGTGACGAATGGATTGAGTTCTTTTATCCGCCTATCAAACCTTGGGTTCACTACATTCCCGTTTCAACCAGTCTCAATGAAGTCGA AGAATTGCTAGAGTTTGTGAAGGAGAATGACGATGTTGCGAAGGAAATTGCTGAGAG GGGCTTCGATTTTGTGTGGAATCATTTGACAGTCGAAGACATTCTGTGCTATTGGAAGAAGCTTCTCAAAAAATTGGCGAGGCTCGAAAAATGGAAACCCGTGAAGAAGGACGATCTTATAGAAATTGCCTCGAAGAACTAA
- the LOC136186506 gene encoding uncharacterized protein — MWRTLLFVASTIGAAVNANCPDYVFIPPSRYNTDPPSLNDPSSNPYGYYQATIPSVERPDQPRECVTIKAGAGEYMIEIKLESVQSGGRVCAEDPQGKEYCGTGTATGCYVVPVNNPTYKFVCDTSCTSADTPLWYRFVLQNITSYAGSDPNDWCNDRNTDEFPSNLNLIPTTFVQPNKPTNSLGGGSAPLVFSFFTLFTSFAVAFGLF, encoded by the exons ATGTGGAGAACGCTACTCTTCG TCGCGAGCACAATCGGTGCAGCGGTCAACGCAAATTGTCCTGATTACGTGTTCATTCCGCCGAGCCGATACAACACAGATCCGCCGTCTCTAAACGATCCCTCGTCGAATCCGTACGGCTATTATCAGGCGACAATACCGAGCGTCGAGCGACCGGACCAGCCGAGAGAGTGCGTGACCATCAAAGCGGGCGCTGGCGAATATATGATCGAAATCAAG CTTGAAAGTGTTCAATCGGGAGGGCGTGTCTG TGCTGAAGATCCTCAGGGAAAGGAGTACTGTGGGACGGGAACGGCAACGGGATGCTACGTTGTTCCCGTTAATAATCCAACGTACAAGTTTGTATGCGACACGTCTTGCACTTCTGCTGACACTCCCTTGTGGTATCGATTTGTCCTTCAAAACATAACCA GCTATGCTGGCAGCGATCCTAATGATTGGTGCAATGATAGAAATACGGATGAATTTCCCAGCAATTTGAATCTTATTCCGACGACTTTTGTTCAACCTAACAAGCCCACAAATTCTTTGGGAGGCGGAAGTGCTCCCcttgttttttcgtttttcactCTGTTTACGTCATTTGCCGTTGCCTTTGGCCTTTTTTAG